One window of the Pempheris klunzingeri isolate RE-2024b chromosome 10, fPemKlu1.hap1, whole genome shotgun sequence genome contains the following:
- the gjc4b gene encoding gap junction gamma-1 protein, which translates to MSWSFLTRLLDEISNHSTFVGKIWLTLLIVFRIVLTAVGGESIYYDEQSKFVCNTQQPGCENVCYDAFAPLSHIRFWVFQVIMITTPTIMYLGFAMHKIARMEDDDYRPRGRKRMPIVSRGANRDYEEAEDNGEEDPMILEEIEPEKEKEVVEKPSKKHDGRRRIKRDGLMKVYVFQLLSRAIFEASFLFGQYVLYGLEVVPSYVCTRSPCPHTVDCFVSRPTEKTIFLLIMYAVSALCLLFTMLEILHLGFSGIRDCFCAPRPQPPTPRHPALASQKSSICRQPSAPPGYHTALKKDPSGKMGFRDNLGDSGRESFGDEASSRELERLRRHLKLAQQHLDLAYQNGESSPSRSSSPESNGTAVEQNRLNFAQEKQSSTCNKGLRA; encoded by the exons ATGAGCTGGAGCTTCCTGACACGTCTGTTGGACGAGATTTCCAACCACTCAACATTTGTGGGCAAAATCTGGCTCACCCTCCTCATTGTCTTCCGCATCGTGCTGACGGCTGTCGGGGGCGAATCGATCTACTACGATGAACAGAGTAAATTTGTGTGCAACACGCAGCAACCTGGTTGTGAGAATGTGTGCTATGACGCATTTGCGCCGCTGTCACACATTCGCTTCTGGGTGTTCCAGGTGATCATGATCACCACCCCCACCATCATGTACCTGGGCTTTGCTATGCATAAGATCGCCCGCATGGAGGACGATGACTACCGGCCGCGCGGCAGGAAGAGGATGCCGATAGTGAGCCGTGGCGCTAACCGGGACTATGAGGAAGCGGAGGACAATGGGGAGGAGGACCCCATGATCCTGGAGGAGATTGAGccagagaaggaaaaggaagttGTGGAGAAGCCCAGCAAAAAGCACGACGGACGCCGCCGCATCAAGCGCGATGGTCTGATGAAGGTCTATGTGTTTCAGCTGCTGTCGCGCGCCATCTTTGAGGCCTCGTTCCTGTTTGGACAGTACGTCCTGTATGGGCTGGAAGTGGTACCGTCGTATGTATGCACGCGCTCCCCTTGCCCACACACGGTGGACTGCTTCGTCTCACGCCCCACAGAGAAGACAATCTTCCTGCTCATCATGTACGCCGTCAGCGCCTTGTGCCTGCTCTTCACCATGCTGGAGATCCTTCACCTCGGCTTCAGTGGTATTCGGGACTGCTTTTGCGCGCCGCGGCCTCAGCCTCCCACCCCCCGTCACCCAGCTCTGGCCAGCCAGAAATCCTCCATCTGCCGCCAGCCCTCTGCGCCTCCAGGCTACCACACGGCGCTTAAGAAGGACCCTTCAGGAAAAATGGGCTTCAGGGACAACCTGGGAGACTCGGGTAGAGAGTCGTTTGGGGACGAGGCCTCATCGCGGGAGCTGGAGAGGTTGCGCAGACACCTAAAACTCGCTCAGCAGCATCTGGACTTGGCTTACCAGAATGGGGAGAGCAGCCCATCGCGCAGCAGCAGCCCAGAGTCCAACGGCACTGCTGTGGAGCAGAACAGACTAAACTTTGCCCAGGAGAAGCAGAGTAGTACGTGCAACAAAG GTCTGCGTGCGTAG